Part of the Sulfuricurvum kujiense DSM 16994 genome, AAATTGACCCGTTAGCAGGATCGACATAAAGCTTTAAACTTTTTGACGTGTTATCCGTTACATATACCTGATATACCAATTCGTAAGCGATATCGCGCAGTTTGATGCTTCGAACGCTATAACCTTCACCTGAAAGATGATTGCGTATATCCTCATCACTCATCGGTGCCATCGATTTATAATATTGCTTTTCTTCCATTTTTTGTACAGTGTGGTTTCTATGATTTCCAAAAGAATATTTAAGATGTTCTTGTACAGGAATAGTGATTGATGAACCCATAGCACCGTATAAAGACAAAGAGACCAATGACAAAGAAACAAAGGGAATAAATTTCATGATATAGCCTTTATGTAAAAATATGATGAGATTTTATGGATTCAACGTGAGAAAATCATGAGAACCCTGTCCGTTCACAAGAAATAATTTTTTAATCAGCCTCATGCTACCCTTATAAATCACTTTTCAAAATCACAAAAGAGCAGTATGAAAAAACCAATCACACTTCTATTAGCAGCATTGTGCGGTATCAATGTATTTGGAAATGACGATCCCATTGTCCCGGATCGTCCCGGATTTTCAACCGGTACTCAAACCGTAAAACCCAATGTCGTCAATATCGAAGTCGGGTATCAGTACGCATTTAACAACTATGATACAAAACCATCATCCCATACCCTCCCTTTAATGGTTTTGCGTACAGGGATCTCGGAAAAATCGGAGTTAGACATATTGTGGGACGGTATCAATTTGGATAAAGAAGAAGGGGCGTCGACCGTACACTCAAAAGCCGATTTATCCATTGGAGGAAAATACAAGCTTTTAGAAAACGAACAATACAATCTTACTCTGCTGGGGGTAGTGTCGCTCCCGACCGGAACGGCTCCATCGACCTCTGACAGTGTCAATCCGTTAGTCGGATTGCTGTGGGATTATTCACTGTCCGATACCAATACGTTATTCGGAACCGTTCAGACCAGTTCAACGAAAATTGATCATAACAGAGAATACGATCAGCAATTCTCGATCGGTACCTCTTTTGCTCATACTGAAACGATCGGCAGCTTTATTGAGTTTTATACGATCATCCCTTCCGAATCCGGTTTGCATACGACAAAGACTATAGACGGCGGGATGACCTATTTATTGACTAACGACATTCAGCTTGACGTTAATGTCGGTTTAGGACTAAACCGATATTCCTCCCATTTTATCGGCTTTGGATTTGCGACACGTTTTTAATATTTCCTGCCTCTAGCGTTATATTTTTTCGTGCATCAGTTCTTCCAAGTTATCCGGAATTTGAGCAACTTCTTTTGTTTTTGCTTCGACACCCTCTTTTGCTAACGGCGATTCTGCCAGCAAGGTCTCTATATCTCCTTCAAAGTCGGCGATCACAAATCGGTCGCCCCATATTCTGAAGATTTGATATCCCGAGAATGTCTGGGATAAATACTCCGCAAATTCTGAAATAAGCGCATTTCCTCTCTCCCAGCCGTATGCCTTGTTATAACGATGAAAGTTAACCAAAGATACGATCCAGAGTTTAGCGGGCTTCGGATGACGGGCCCGTCCGTTCAGCGTCATCGTAAAATAGTCTTCATTGTAGAGTTTCGTCAACCGGTCTTTGAAAAAATAGCTCATCCGCTCTTCCTCCAGCGCGCTGGAAGCTATTTGGTTAATCGACGTATCGATATTTACACCGGGCAATACTCTCAAAGCCGCATTCACCACCGCAGGATGATACCAGATACCGCTCAGTTCATTGAGCTCAATCAGCGATTCATCAATCTCTTTTCGAGGTTTATAAATTCGGTTCGTCGTCATCGCGTCAAACGAATCGGCAACCGCCATGATATGACCCAGCAGGGATATCTCTCCCCCTTTTTTACCCTCAGGATACCCGCTTCCGTCATAACGCTCGTGATGATCGATCATTATGTCCGCCAGCTCTTGATACAAATGAACGTTTGAAAGAACTTCATACCCTGCCCTCGCATGTTCTTTGATCAGCTCATACTCCAGTTTGCTCAGTTTTCCCGGTTTAAGTAAGATTGAATCGGGGGTTACGACTTTTCCGATGTCATGCAGTTTGGCCGATTCCACCAGTTTTTGAATCTCTTTCTCCGGCAGTTCCATCTCTCGGGCAATCAACTCGGCATAATGGGCGACTCTCACCGTATGTCCCGCCGTATAGGTATCACGCTGTTCAATCATATTGACCATGGCATCGATAAAGTTTTGGTAGCTTTTCACCCTATCTTCGTGCAGTGCATTGATCTGTTCTTGCTGGGTAAACGAGTTAAGGGCAAACCCGATATCCCCCGCCAGTTCTTCAATCATCTTCTGCTCTTCAACACTAAATCCGCCCTCACGGCCCGTACAGATCGTCAGAACGCCGATTACCTCTTCAGTAAAAGAGCTGCTTTTCAACGGCAGGGCGTAAATCCCTTTAATCGCATACAAGTCCACATAATTTTGACACTCGTCATCCAATGAGGGATCGCACATATCGGTAATCATCAGATTTTTGCCGTGTTCGTATGCTTTTCGATCGATTGGAGTAATATGTTTGATATCTCCCGCACCGTACGCTGCACCCAGGATCAATTCTCCCTCTTTTACGACAGAAATCTTTGCATTTTTTAGCGATTCGTTTGTACTCAAACATAGTGCCGCTTTGTCAATCAGCTCATCCACCGAGCGTGTCGTAATCAGCATCTGATTGACATCCGCTACCGTTCGCAAAATGCTTCGTAAATATTTTTCGTTGAGATACGCTTCTTCGAGTTTTATGCTTTTATCATACAAATGCTGCGTTTTTTCGCGGATTTTATCTTCCAAAGAGCTATTGAGTGTTTCCAGTTCCTGTTGCGTATCATTTAATTTTGAATTGATTCTCGCTATGTACAGCGTAACCGTAAAAGAGAGCAATAGAAAGATTCCCGCAATGATGATATACGTACCGTATTCTTCGAAAATATACAAAAACACATCTTCTCTAAGATGTTTATACGGCCCCATTCCAAGTTCTTTAAGGCATTCATGGATACTTTGATAATCGAGCGGTATCGTCCATCCCAATGACTTTGACGCCCGTGCGGCTTCGGACTCTTCCCCCATTGAGATTAAGGCGACGGCTACCCTTTCTGCCAGAGCGCTTGAGGTATGCTTCGTCGTTGCTATCGGCCATTCGGGATAGAGCCGTGTACTTACTTGATAATAAAAATCGGGATAGTTCTTTTGATTTAAAACAGTAAAATCATTTATATTGATTTTCCCTTCACTTGCCATCCTCTCTAACGTATCGGTACGCACCGTACCGGCTTCGGCTTTCCCGTCGCGGACAGCGTAGACAACCGCTTCATGGGTACCGTAAAAGGTTGTTTTTAAGTCCTTTTGATTGATATTTTTCTCTTTAAGCTCTCTCAGCGCCATTATCCAGCCGCCGAATGATTCCTCATTGACCGCCGCAAATTTTTTATTTTTTATATCTTCGACCTGATCAATCGTCCTATTCACCGTACGCTTAAAAATGACGCCGCCGAACTCCATTTGGACTTTGCCGTTAAAGCCTCTATTTTTAAGTGTTGCGACTCTCGAAATTCCGTAACGGCTCTCCAAATCGACGTAATAAGCTGAATTGGTGATGACAAAATCGATCTTTTTATCTCGTAAATAGGGGGGGAATTCTTCAAAACGAAGCGGGACGATTTGAAAATCGTATTCCGGAATTTTTTCATTCAGATATTCAGCGGTCAGATCCCACATGCTGTGGGTAGATGCATAGTTTTTATGAGCCAGTACTCCGATACGCACACTCTCTTTCGCACTTATCGTACTGGTAAAAAACGACAAATAGATCAAAAGCGATAAAAAATATGTGAGTGTTTTCATCCGTTCATTATAGCTTATATTTACTTTCCGGACTACAACACATTTGATCAGAATCGATCGAATTTGAAAAAAGAATTTACGGGATAAAAATAAAATAGGAGGGAAATGCCCCGAAGGGGCAAGAGAGAAGAGCTATCTTAGCTGTTACGCTTTTTGATAATCTCGTCGGCAACGTTACGTGGAACTTCTTCGTAGTGATCGAATTCCATAGAGTAACTTGCACGTCCTTGTGTCGCTGAACGAAGGTCAGTTGAGTAACCGAACATTTCAGACAACGGTACGAACGCGTCAACAATTTTGTTACCAGAACGGTCACCCATGTTGTTAACTTGTCCGCGGCGGCGGTTAAGGTCACCGATTACGTCACCCATAAAGTTTTCAGGAACTTCAACTTCAACTTTCATCATAGGCTCAAGGATAGCCGGGTTCGCTTTACGCGCAGCCTCTTTGAATCCCATAGATGCAGCAAGTTTAAACGCCATCTCATTCGAGTCAACCTCATGGTAAGACCCGTCATACAATGCAACTTCAACGTCCTCGATCGGATAACCGGCAAGAACACCTTTTTGCATAGCTTCTTTACACCCTTTTTCAACTGCAGGGATATACTCTTTCGGAATAACCCCACCTTTGATTTCGTTGTGGAAAATGAAACCTGTTCCAGGTACGCCCGGCTTAACGCGGATATAAACGTGACCGAATTGTCCGCGTCCACCCGATTGTTTCGCATATTTGTACTCTTGGCTGACTTCGTTACGGATAGATTCACGGTATGCAACCTGAGGTGCACCGACTTCCGCTTCAACTTTGAACTCACGGAACATACGGTCAACAAGGATCTCTAGGTGAAGCTCACCCATACCGCTGATGATTGTTTGTCCTGTCTCTTCGTCAGTGTGAACACGGAACGATGGATCTTCCGCAGCGAGTTTTGCAAGAGCGATACCCATTTTTTCTTGGTCCGCTTTTGTTTTAGGCTCAACCGCAACCGAGATAACCGGTTCAGGGAAGTGCATACGCTCTAGAACGATGCGATCGCTCTCATCACACAAAGTATCTCCGGTAGTTGTGTCTTTGAGACCTACAACCGCACCGATTTCACCTGCGTAAAGCGCTTTGATCTCTTCACGTTTGTTCGCATGCATTTTAACGATACGTCCGATACGCTCTTTTTTACCTTTGATGGTATTGATCGCATATGAACCGGATTCAAGAACACCGCGGTACATACGTACGAATGTCAATTGTCCTACGAACGGGTCGGTCATAATTTTGAACGCAAGGCCGGCGAACGGAGCATCATCACGTGATTCAACTTCTACTTCTACCTCTTCGTCGTCCTCTTTAGTACCTTTGATCGCCGCAACTTCCAATGGAGACGGAAGGTAATCAACAACCGCGTCAAGAAGAGTTTGTACCCCTTTGTTTTTGAACGCAGTTCCGCATGTCATAGGGATGATTTCCATTTTAAGACATCCGGCTTTGATCCCGCGCATAATCTCTTCGTTTGAAAGTTCACCCTCTTCGAAGAATTTCTCCATCAAAGTATCGTCACCTTCAGCTGCCGCTTCCATCATGCGTGCACGATAGTCGTTTGCTTTTTCAACCAAATCAGCAGGGATCTCTTCTTCACGGTAGTTTGAACCCATTGCAGCGTCGTCATCCCAAAGGATCGCTTTCATTTTAACGAGATCGATGATCCCTTTAAATTGATCTTCCGCACCGATTGGAAGTTGGATAGGTACCGGGTTTGCTTTTAAGCGGTTACGGATTTGATCTTCTACGTTGTAGAAATCGGCACCGATACGGTCCATTTTGTTGACGAAAACCATACGAGGTACACCGTAACGGTTTGCTTGACGCCATACTGTTTCAGATTGTGGCTGAACCCCACCAACTGCACAGAATACCGCTACTGCACCGTCAAGTACACGCATAGAACGCTCAACTTCAATGGTGAAGTCAACGTGGCCCGGAGTGTCGATGATGTTGATTTGTTTGCCCAACCATTCACAAGTTGTCGCAGCAGAAGTAATGGTAATACCACGCTCTTGCTCTTGCTCCATCCAGTCCATAGTTGCAGCACCTTCGTGAACCTCACCGATTTTGTGTGATACACCGGTGTAGAACAAGATACGCTCAGTTGTTGTCGTTTTACCCGCGTCGATGTGAGCGGCGATACCGATGTTTCTTACGTCTTCTAGTTTATGGGATCTTGCCATGATAATAGCCCTTAAAGAGTTTTTGAATGTGGGGAAAGATAGCCTAAAAAGGCTATCAAATGATTACGAAAAATCTTACCAGCGATAGTGAGCAAACGCTTTGTTCGCTTCTGCCATTTTGTAAGTATCTTCTTTCTTTTTGAACGCTGTACCTTTGTCGTTTGCAGCATCTGATAATTCATTTGCCAAACGCTCTGCCATAGTGCGCTCGTTACGTTTGCGTGCCGCATCGGTTAACCAGCGGATAGCAAGAGAAAGTTGGCGTACAGGACGAACTTCTACTGGAACTTGGTAGGTCGCTCCACCCACACGGCGGCTTTTTACTTCGATAACTGGTTTGATGTTCTCAATCGCAGCGTTGAATACTTCGATACCTGTTTTTTCACCACGTGAACCCATGATATCCAATGCACCGTACATGATTTTCTCAGCGGTACTTTTTTTACCGTCCCACATGATTTTATTGATGAATTTCGTCAATACTTTTGAACCATGAACCGGGTCAGGCATAATTTCGCGAACGGGCGCTTTTCTTCTTCTCATAATGTTTCCTTCAATGTTGTTTCATTTACTCAAAATACGGTCATCAGAAACCGAATCTTGTCAGACTAGTTGATTATTTTTTAGCCTTAGCTTTTTTCGTTCCGTATTTAGAACGAGATACTTTACGGTCTTTAACACCCGCTGTATCGAGAGCACCACGTACGATATGGTATTTAACCCCTGGTAAGTCTTTTACACGGCCGCCGCGAACAAGAACGATAGAGTGCTCTTGCAAGTTGTGACCCTCACCACCGATATAACTAATAACTTCAAACCCTGAAGTCAAACGAACTTTAGCAACTTTACGAAGCGCCGAGTTCGGTTTTTTAGGGGTTGTAGTATATACACGAGTACATACACCACGACGTTGTGGGCATGACACCAAAGCGGGTGATTTTGATTTTTTCACTACCGCTTGTCGCTCTTTACGAATAAGTTGGTTGATTGTTGGCACACAATCTCCTTTGTTGAATTGTTCCAGTAGAATATATAATCCGCTCATGACGAGGGGACTAATAAACGCGCAATGGTATCCATTTTTTGATTAAATATAGCTTATTTTAAGGAATTTGTAAGAGAGGTGGAAAAGAGGGTTTCCCGCCGAAGCAGGAAAGAAAAAAGGAGTTTTTAGTCTCCGAAAACCATTTTGCGGTCTTTATAGATACCGGTACCGACCGGAATCGTGCGACCGATAATGACGTTCTCTTTAAGATCGGTCAAGTCATCGATTTTCGCTGAAACTGCCGCTTCCGTCAAGACTTTTGTGGTGTCTTGGAACGATGCCGCTGAAATGATCGAGTCAGCACTAACCGCAGCACGGGTAATACCGACAAGGTACGGTTCAGCGATCGCAGGCTCTCCGCCAAGGCGAAGAATTTTTTCATTCTCCACTTTGAACTGAGCTTTAGAAACAACATCGCCCTCGATAAATTTCGTATCGCCTGAGCGAAGAATTTTGATTTGACGCAACATCTGAGTAAAGATAACTTCGATGTGTTTGTCGGCGATATTAACCCCTTGACGGCGGTAAACTTGCTGTACTTCGCTGACGAGATAGTTGTACAACGCTTTAACACCCAAGATTCTCAAAATCTCGTGAGAGCTGATGATACCGTCCGTCAAACGCTCGCCGGCGTGAACGAACTCACCCGGATGAACCAGTGCAACAAGGTTTTTATCGACAAAGTACTCTTTGACCATTCCGTTGTCCGAAGTGATCAAGATACGCTCTTTTCCGCGAAGCGGTTTACCGAAGCTGACAACCCCGTCAAGCTCAGCGATAAGAGCGATCTCTTTAGGTTTACGCGCTTCGAAAAGCTCGGAAACCCGCGGAAGACCCCCGGTGATATCGCGTGATTTTTGTAGCGCTTTCGGTGTTCTTGCCAAGATATCGGCAACTTTCACTTCGGCACGGTCTTGTGCAAAAATCGCTGTTTTCGGTTCAACCGCATAACGGATGATTGAGCCGTCGTTCGCCGCAAGGACGATCGCCGGTTTGAATTCCGGTGCAACGTATTCGTTGATCATCAAACGGGTTTTTCCGGTCAATTCATCAAACTGCTCAGACGCGGTAACTCCCGGGATAATATCTTCAAACGTGATAATACCGTCTGTCTCAGAGATAATAGGATTCGAATACGGATCCCACTCAGCGATAACGATTGATTCTTCTTTTGCCGGTTTTGCAATGATGCTATCGGCTTTAACCACTTCATTATCGTTGATTTCGATCACTGAACCGCGAGCGATATAGTGACGGATCGCTTCACGATCTTCACTGTCGGCGACAACCGCGAAGAGACCTTTCTCTTCAACGCTGTATCCTTTGGTAATCTCGTGGTGACGCTCAAGATAATCGCCTTTGAGGAGATAGTATTTAACCGTCCCTTTCTCTTTTGCCAAAATCTTTTGCGTTACCGGTGCGCCGTCTTTAACTTGGATCTCAGACGCGTACGGGATACGGTTAGGAACATTCCATCCGTCTTTGATCGTTTCAACGATCGACTCATCCGCTTTCACGGCAGTGCCGCTCTCGTACGGAAGATAGAATTTACCTTCGATTTTACCGCTGACACCGGCAAGTTCATTCGGTTTTGCCACTTCATTTTTACGGAGTGTATAGCGAACGGTTTGGCTCTCGCCTTTAACGCTTACGATAACTTCGTCATGGATCGTTTGAATCTCTACGCTTCCGTTAAACGGAGCTTTGATCTTCGGTTCAACCAAAAGGATCGCAGCATTACGACGGTTCGCAACGATTTGTTTACCCTCTTTTGAAAGGTAGGTTTTCATATTGTAGTAACGGATGAAACCTTCTTTGGTTGCCACGACTTGGCGCTCTTCACGCGTACTTGACGCGGTTCCCCCGACGTGGAACGTACGGAGCGTCAACTGTGTTCCCGGCTCACCGATAGACTGAGCGGCGATAATACCGACCGCTTCACCCGGTTTGACGATTCCGCCGCTTCCGAGATTCAGACCGTAACAAAGGGCACATACGCCGTTCTCCGATTTACACGTTGTCGGAGTACGGATTTGTACCGCACGGATACCGGCTTCGATAATTTTAGACGCTTTGATCTCATCAATCAATGTCCCCTCAGAATAGAGGATTTCATTTGTGATCGGATCAATCGCGTCTTCCGCCAATACACGACCGTAAATACGGTCTTCGAGCGGCTCGATCAATTCATTACCGACAGAGATATCGGTCAATTCGATCCCCTCATGGGTACCGCAGTCGTGCTCAACGATTTTAACGTTTTGAGCAACGTCGACGAGTTTACGGGTCAAATAACCCGCATTCGCTGTTTTAAGAGCGGTATCCGCAAGACCTTTACGGGCACCGTGGGTTGAAATAAAGTACTCAAGGACGTTTAGACCCTCTTTAAAGTTTGAAATAATCGGCGTTTCGATAATCGAACCGTCCGGTTTCGCCATTAAACCACGCATACCGGCAAGCTGACGGATCTGAGCCGCAGATCCACGCGCCCCAGAGTCAGCCATCATAAAGATAGAGTTGAATCCCTCTTTATCGTTTTTGATCAAGTCCATCATTCCGCCCGCAACGGTATTATTCGTATCGGTCCAGACGTCAATGATTTTGTTGTAACGTTCCTGTTCAGTCAAAAGACCCGCTTCGAACTGTTTTTGAATCTCTTTAACACGGTTTTTAGAGCTTATAATCAGCCCTGCTTTCATTTCAGGAATAATGATATCTGCGATAGAGATCGATACCCCTGATTTAGTCGCGTATTTGAAACCGAGATTTTTCAAATCATCCAAGAATCCTGCTGTTACCGCAATACCGCCGTGTTTATTGACATAGTCAACCAACGCGGAGATGTTTTTCTTTTTCATTACAACGTTCCACAGTTCTGCAGGAACAAATGATGGAAGGATCGATTGAAGAATCATACGTCCAGCAGTCGTGTGGATCACACGCCCGTCAACACGGGTACGTACTTTCGCATGCAAATCAAGTGCATTGTGTTCCAATGCGATCATGATCTCGTCAACATTGCTGAAAAGCTTGTTTGACCCTTTTACATCGTTTTTGCCGAGTGTCAAATAATAAAGACCCAAGACCATGTCTTGTGAAGGGGTTGCAATCGCTTTACCCGATGCAGGAAGCAAAATATTCATAGATGAGAGCATCAATACTTTACACTCTGCAATCGCTTCAGCCGATAACGGTACGTGAACCGCCATTTGGTCACCGTCGAAGTCCGCATTGAACGCGGCACATACGAGTGGATGCAATTGGATCGCTTTACCGTCGATCAGTTTCGGGTGAAACGCTTGGATCGAAAGTTTGTGTAGCGTAGGTGCACGGTTAAGCATAACCGGATACCCCTCAACGATTTCAGCAAGACATTCCCAAACTTCGTTGGTTTTCTCTTCGATCATTTTTTTCGCCGCTTTAACGGTCGTCGCGTACCCTTTGTCTTCGAGTTTTGCGATCAAATGCGGTTTGAATAGTTCCAATGCCATTTGTTTCGGCAATCCGCACTGATCCATTTGAAGGTTAGGTCCGACAACAATAACCGAACGTCCCGAGAAGTCAACACGTTTACCGAGAAGGTTTTGACGGAAACGTCCTTGTTTACCTTTGATGATCTCGGAAAGTGATTTCAACGGACGTTTGTTCGCCCCTTTAACCGCGTTTGCACGACGGCCGTTGTCGAACAACGCATCCACCGCTTCTTGAAGCATACGTTTTTCATTACGTACGATAATTTCCGGTGCTTCAAGTTCAATAAGGCGTTTCAGACGTTGGTTACGGTTGATAACACGGCGATAGAGGTCATTGACATCCGATACTGCGAATTTTCCGCCGTCAAGGCTTACCAACGGGCGAAGTTCAGGAGGAAGAACCGGCAGTGCGGTTAGCATCATCCACGCAGGATTGTTCCCTGAGTTCAAGAACGACTCGATAACTTTCAAACGTTTAACGATCGTTTTACGTTTTGCTTCAGAGTTTGTCCCCGCGACTTCTTCTTTCAAAGCTGAGAAAAGATCAACCAAGTCGAGTTCATCGAGCAATTCGCGAACCGCAGATCCCCCCATTTCAGCTGAGAAACCGCTGTCCCCGTAGCGTTGTACCAACGTACGGTATTGCTCTTCGTTCAATACATCGTATTTAAGTACCGCAGAAGTTTGCTCACCGTCATAGTATGCTTCTCCGCCGTTTTTAACAATATACGCTTCGTAATACAATACGCGCTCAAGGTCTTTCATTTTCACGCCGAGCAACGTACCGATACGGCTCGGAAGTGAGCTGACATACCAGATATGGGCTACAGGAGTAACGAGGTCAATGTGTCCCATACGGGTACGGCGAACTTTCGCCGAGGTTACTTCAACCCCACATTTTTCGCAAATAACGCCTTTATAGCGCATTTTTTTGTATTTTCCGCACAAACATTCGTAGTCACGTACGGGACCGAAAATTTTGGCACAAAACAATCCGTCACGTTCCGGTTTAAGGGTACGGTAGTTGATGGTTTCTGGTTTTTTAACTTCACCGTGGCTCCATGAGAGAACTCTCTCAGGAGACGCGAGTCGAAATTGGATTTGTTTAATATCGACTGGGCGATTTTCTTCCGTTACGGCAACCGGTACTAATTTACTCATTGTCATCCACCTCGTCAAAAATCTCAATATCAAGCGCCAATGATTGGAGCTCTTTGGTTAATACGAAGAGTGTTTCAGGGATACCTGATGCTGGTACACTCTCCCCTTTAGTAATCGCTTTGTATGCACGAACACGTCCGTCGACATCATCCGATTTGATCGTCAACATCTCTTTAAGGACGGCAGAAGCACCATAGGCTTCAAGAGCCCATACTTCCATTTCCCCGAAACGTTGTCCACCGAACAGCGCTTTACCACCGACCGGTTGTTGGGTAACAAGTGAGTATGGTCCGGTTGAACGGGCATGCACTTTCTCATCAACCAAGTGATGGAGTTTAAGCATGTACATATAACCGACGTTAACGCGCTCTTTCATTTTATCGCCGGTTTTACCGTCGTAAAGCTCCATTTTTCCATCTGTGTCCAATTTGGCCAATTCGAAAAGTTTTGCAAACTCAGCTTCGGTAACCCCTTCGAAAATAGGTGTCGCGAATTTAACCCCTTTTGACCAGTCTTGAGCATAGCCAAGAAGCGTTTGATCATCCATTTCACCCAGCAATTTAGCGGCGTTCATCAATCCAGCTACATCAGCAAAAGTGATCATTTTTTCACGCAATTCAGAGATGAACTCTTTTTGTTTCGCTTCGAAAATGTCTTGGATTTGGAACCCGAGTTCTTTACCGACCATACCAAGGTGCATCTCAAGGATTTGCCCGATATTCATACGAGACGGAACCCCGAGCGGATTCAAACAAACGTCGACAGAACGCCCGTTTGCCATGTACGGCATGTCAACTTGAGGAACGATCGTAGAAACGATACCCTTGTTCCCGTGACGTCCCGCCATTTTATCCCCGACTTTGAGTTTACGTTTCGTTGCGATATAAACTTTTACAAATTTAACGACACCGTTTGGAAGGATGTCGTCTTTTTCCAAGATAGAGAGTTTTTCTTCGTGTTCGTCACGGAATTTTTTCTTCTCTTTTTGGAAATGGTTTTTCGTTTGGTTATATTTCTCTTGAATATCGTCGCTGAACGCTTTAACGACGTTATTCATCGCAAAACGGTTGACCTCTTTAAGATCGTCACCTTTCACGTTTTCACCCGCTTTATATTCGTTGCCGTTGATGCTGACATCGCTGAGCAACGGATGTTTTGTAAGCAATGAAATGATTCGGAGCATCTCCTCTTTGTCAATCATCAAAAGACGGTCGTAATGCTCGCGCTCGAGTTCGTCACGCTCTTGTTTTTCAAGCTCTAACGTACGAGGATCTTTGTCATACCCTTTTTTGGTGAAGACTTTAACGT contains:
- the rpsL gene encoding 30S ribosomal protein S12; its protein translation is MPTINQLIRKERQAVVKKSKSPALVSCPQRRGVCTRVYTTTPKKPNSALRKVAKVRLTSGFEVISYIGGEGHNLQEHSIVLVRGGRVKDLPGVKYHIVRGALDTAGVKDRKVSRSKYGTKKAKAKK
- a CDS encoding PepSY domain-containing protein gives rise to the protein MKFIPFVSLSLVSLSLYGAMGSSITIPVQEHLKYSFGNHRNHTVQKMEEKQYYKSMAPMSDEDIRNHLSGEGYSVRSIKLRDIAYELVYQVYVTDNTSKSLKLYVDPANGSILKEEIIE
- the fusA gene encoding elongation factor G, which gives rise to MARSHKLEDVRNIGIAAHIDAGKTTTTERILFYTGVSHKIGEVHEGAATMDWMEQEQERGITITSAATTCEWLGKQINIIDTPGHVDFTIEVERSMRVLDGAVAVFCAVGGVQPQSETVWRQANRYGVPRMVFVNKMDRIGADFYNVEDQIRNRLKANPVPIQLPIGAEDQFKGIIDLVKMKAILWDDDAAMGSNYREEEIPADLVEKANDYRARMMEAAAEGDDTLMEKFFEEGELSNEEIMRGIKAGCLKMEIIPMTCGTAFKNKGVQTLLDAVVDYLPSPLEVAAIKGTKEDDEEVEVEVESRDDAPFAGLAFKIMTDPFVGQLTFVRMYRGVLESGSYAINTIKGKKERIGRIVKMHANKREEIKALYAGEIGAVVGLKDTTTGDTLCDESDRIVLERMHFPEPVISVAVEPKTKADQEKMGIALAKLAAEDPSFRVHTDEETGQTIISGMGELHLEILVDRMFREFKVEAEVGAPQVAYRESIRNEVSQEYKYAKQSGGRGQFGHVYIRVKPGVPGTGFIFHNEIKGGVIPKEYIPAVEKGCKEAMQKGVLAGYPIEDVEVALYDGSYHEVDSNEMAFKLAASMGFKEAARKANPAILEPMMKVEVEVPENFMGDVIGDLNRRRGQVNNMGDRSGNKIVDAFVPLSEMFGYSTDLRSATQGRASYSMEFDHYEEVPRNVADEIIKKRNS
- a CDS encoding transporter; the encoded protein is MKKPITLLLAALCGINVFGNDDPIVPDRPGFSTGTQTVKPNVVNIEVGYQYAFNNYDTKPSSHTLPLMVLRTGISEKSELDILWDGINLDKEEGASTVHSKADLSIGGKYKLLENEQYNLTLLGVVSLPTGTAPSTSDSVNPLVGLLWDYSLSDTNTLFGTVQTSSTKIDHNREYDQQFSIGTSFAHTETIGSFIEFYTIIPSESGLHTTKTIDGGMTYLLTNDIQLDVNVGLGLNRYSSHFIGFGFATRF
- the rpsG gene encoding 30S ribosomal protein S7 — protein: MRRRKAPVREIMPDPVHGSKVLTKFINKIMWDGKKSTAEKIMYGALDIMGSRGEKTGIEVFNAAIENIKPVIEVKSRRVGGATYQVPVEVRPVRQLSLAIRWLTDAARKRNERTMAERLANELSDAANDKGTAFKKKEDTYKMAEANKAFAHYRW
- a CDS encoding PhnD/SsuA/transferrin family substrate-binding protein; the encoded protein is MKTLTYFLSLLIYLSFFTSTISAKESVRIGVLAHKNYASTHSMWDLTAEYLNEKIPEYDFQIVPLRFEEFPPYLRDKKIDFVITNSAYYVDLESRYGISRVATLKNRGFNGKVQMEFGGVIFKRTVNRTIDQVEDIKNKKFAAVNEESFGGWIMALRELKEKNINQKDLKTTFYGTHEAVVYAVRDGKAEAGTVRTDTLERMASEGKININDFTVLNQKNYPDFYYQVSTRLYPEWPIATTKHTSSALAERVAVALISMGEESEAARASKSLGWTIPLDYQSIHECLKELGMGPYKHLREDVFLYIFEEYGTYIIIAGIFLLLSFTVTLYIARINSKLNDTQQELETLNSSLEDKIREKTQHLYDKSIKLEEAYLNEKYLRSILRTVADVNQMLITTRSVDELIDKAALCLSTNESLKNAKISVVKEGELILGAAYGAGDIKHITPIDRKAYEHGKNLMITDMCDPSLDDECQNYVDLYAIKGIYALPLKSSSFTEEVIGVLTICTGREGGFSVEEQKMIEELAGDIGFALNSFTQQEQINALHEDRVKSYQNFIDAMVNMIEQRDTYTAGHTVRVAHYAELIAREMELPEKEIQKLVESAKLHDIGKVVTPDSILLKPGKLSKLEYELIKEHARAGYEVLSNVHLYQELADIMIDHHERYDGSGYPEGKKGGEISLLGHIMAVADSFDAMTTNRIYKPRKEIDESLIELNELSGIWYHPAVVNAALRVLPGVNIDTSINQIASSALEEERMSYFFKDRLTKLYNEDYFTMTLNGRARHPKPAKLWIVSLVNFHRYNKAYGWERGNALISEFAEYLSQTFSGYQIFRIWGDRFVIADFEGDIETLLAESPLAKEGVEAKTKEVAQIPDNLEELMHEKI